From the genome of Vitis riparia cultivar Riparia Gloire de Montpellier isolate 1030 chromosome 11, EGFV_Vit.rip_1.0, whole genome shotgun sequence:
TCTAGTGACTTGCCCTTGGTTTCCGgtataaagaagtagaagaaaattGAACCGATCACCATGACTCCGCAGAACACTAAAAACATACCTCCAAATGTAATGGCCTTGGAAATGCTCAGAAATGTCATGGCCACCACCCCACTCACCAACCGGTTCACGGATACGGCCATGCTCGTACCCTGTGCTCGGAGCCTCGTCGGAAATATCTCAGACGAGTACACCCACGTGATGGGCCCCAGCCCAATTGAGAAGAAGGACACATCGGCGCACACTGCCACCACGCACAAAGCAATGGCCCATGTGGGCTTGTGTTCCGAGTCTTCCAGATATTTGGAGCCCAACGCTAGCCCACCTAGCGATACGGCCATGCCTATTGACCCCAATAACAGAAGGGGCCGTCTCCCGTAACGGTCCAAGAAAAGTGCGGAGACCAAAACGAATGCCGTCTTGGTAATTCCCATGATGATCGTCACCCCCACCAGCTGTCTCCGGTCGTTTATTCCTGCGTTCTCGAACACCGCCGGCGAGTAGTACACAACGGCGTCATTTCCTGAAGCTTGCATGAAAAAATTCATTCCTATTGCTGCTACGAGGATTCGACGGATGGGCTTGGACGGCCTGCAGAGCAATTCCATCCAAACCCCTTGTCCACTCCACTCGGCAGAGGTGGTGGTGGAAGCCTCTCTCATGATTTCGGAGAGTCTCAACTCAGCCTCCTCTTCATCATCGGATGTTCTGATCAGAATTTGCTTTGCCTGGCTTATCCGGCCTTTCATGACGAGCCACCGAGGGGATTCAGGCATTCCAATTACACTGATTCCGATGACGATTGCTGGCACTGCCGCGATACCGAGCATCATTCTCCAGTTGATTTTCGGTGGGAGGCCTGCCAAGGCGTAGTTGGCGATGTAGCCCAGTAGGATACCGAAGGTGATGAAGACTTCAGGGAGTGAAGTGAGGAAGCCTCGGGTCATGGCCGGAGAAAGCTCGGCGGTGTAGACTGGTGCGATCATGAGGGAGTACCCGACGCCGATTCCGGCCACCACCCTTCCGGCCATGAGGAACAGATATGAGGGTGCAAGACTCATTAGCAGTGCACCAATTAGAAAGGTGGCTGCAGCCAAGACAATGGTGTAGCGCCTACCAATCAAATCGGAAGTCTTGCCGGAGGCGAGTGATCCGATCAAAGAACACACATTCAGAGACCCCACCAATATCTCCACTTGAACTGAACTGATGTGGATTTCATCCTTAATGTAAAGCACGGCACCGCTCATCACCCCAATGtctacagaaaaaaaaaaaaaaaaaaaaaacccacaatcCAGAATCGCAACCAAAATTTCGACTTtgaaaaagagaagagaaacgatTGAAAGGGAACTCACCATAACCCAATAGAATAGAGCAAGTGGAAGCAAGAAGCGCACAGACAAGCGAAAATTTGTTGAGAGAAGACTTTTTGCGAGAAGCACCGCCAGCCTCTGAAGCCTGAGGTTGATGGGATTCAACCACAGTGGGCTGCTCTGGAGTGTCCATCGCCATCGCGGTTGGAAGGATACTCTCCTGGCCTGAGAGAAACTCACTTTTTCATGATTGGTAGGTTGAGGGTGATGACGGTGTGTACTTACGATTTCCTCCCACAGCAAATTGCGGATTTGTGGATAGTATGACTCACAAAATCACGTGGCGTGCACGGTCATTTAATATTTTGTCCTATTCTCACTCACTCCCATGCCACCTGTTTAACAATTTTTCTCAGAAAATATCCAATTCATATTTACGGAATAATAATTATGCCACCTGTTTAACAACCATCCCCTATAATTGatatttatgaaataataattaataattatctgCTCATACATCTTACGTGGAGAGATATCTCGTAGCGCGTGGCCATGCAAGATAACtgcccaaaataaaaaacacgctggataatcaatcaatcatttaaaaattaaaagatgaaatataaATGCCTCCcttatataattaatcatttgaaaaataaaaaaaataaaaatttataatccaATGTTGTGGGCATTGAATGGCCCAATCAATTTACTATATGTTATTAAATGAGAGTGGCTCACAATATTTACACAGCCATATGCCATATACAAATTTGCttccaattttcttttgttacaTCCAACAAAGGCAATGGCCATGATCACATCAGCCTTGAATTTTCAACATATTGAACAACTTGAGAGCCAAGATGGGAGACCCAGTTCACAGCCGTGCCGAAAAAGAGCTCCCAGAACCAGAGATCCAAAGCCAGGACCGATGAAAATATGGCGAGGGCCAGAGTCTGGTACCTGTTCAGTGGCCAACCGGAGACTTCAGCCATGGCCTTGAGGAATGGAAGGGAACTGCTCTTTAAATATCGATTCCTTATGGACCAAGCGGTTACCCACTGCACCTGGGACGGTATGAGGTCGAACTCCTCTCTTAATCGCCTACCCAGGTCTGGCATGTGTCCCCCGCCATATAGTATAGCGATTTTGTTGTGGCCTTCATCCATTGCTCTCCTTAGTGCCTCCACTGCAGCTCTGTTCCTCTCCCCAATGATCACAGATTTCTCCTCTACATCCGCTGTCACCTGTGTGAACCTACaaggattccaccattttcttttataatttcaagAGCTTTGTGCCTGAGACTACAGTATGATTGGCTACTCAGATGCAATACAGACTTCAACCATGAGAAAACCAGGCATGTACTTACTCGGATGTCAGTCGCTTTGCCAGAAAGACCTTCATTGCTGCACCAAAATCAAGTCTGGACAAGGCTTCTAGCTCGGGATATTCTGATGCCTGAGTTCCAGTATCCGCACAAACACTTCCAATAATGAGAAGGCCAACAAGTGGCATAGGTAACACACGAGAGGCCCACAGAAGCTTGGATCTCCAAAAACCGAGGTTTTCTGGAATTGAAGCAGGCAGCACCATGGCTTTTGTTGATTTAAGAGTCATATCTCTAGCAAATGTGAAGAAACTCTCACCTTTCTCAACCTAAGGGAAAAATATGATAGAATGCCATAAAATATCAAAACCTGACGCACTCTGGCTGGCCGATAGCAAAATCACAAATGAAGGTGATGCAAAGGTCATAATTCAAAGTTTGGTGGTAAGAAAAGAGTACACAATGGACCAAGCATTAAGAATTGTATGAATATGGACTATAACCTATCAAGAAGCAGACTCCAATCAGgtcaatcttaaaattttttagattaaCAAGGAAGTATCTGTGACctcataaagaaaaagaaacagcaataaataaataacaaaaaaaaaattaaaaaatggctGAACTCAAACATTTGTTACTGGGTATAGACatgcttaaatttttttccatgttcTTGATGCATATCTAGAATTTGAGTTAAATATTGAGCAAAGACTGTCAAGTAACTTCTACAAAAATCTCAAGCATTTTAATGGTTTACACAGTCAAAATACTAGTGCATCGCATCAATTTTATCCAGAGAGGTCAAAGACTCGGACCTGAAGTAACTTGAAAGTCTCATAGTCAAGATCAGCATGGTACCAATTCTCAGCTTGGTAATCAAGACAATCTAATTGAAAATCAAGCATAAGAACTCGAGCCATCTGTCGTTGAATGCATCCAAGAATGTTAAAGCCTCGTGAACGTGAACTTTTGAGCCTTTTTGTAGCAGCAGGGTTTCTTCTATTCTCTAAACTCTCTCTACTGGCCACCATCTCGTAAAGGACACAGTCGTAGGGTTCAAGTTCCTTCTGGAGGGTTGCAAAGTACCTGTGTGCAAAGAATAAAATACTATCAAGTGGACAAATCCATAGATATTTTGATaacaatttcaattttcatcaatttgaaaatatcatggaaattagtaaaggaaaaaaaatggaaatttcaaatgaaataccggaaaaaaaatgtatataataaGTATAGTATATTATGTATAGGATGCAAAACGATCGCAACACTAACGAAAATGTAAATTCTATAGTATAGTATATAACAAGTATAGTATACAAGTACacttaaataatgaaaatgtaataaaatcaGTACAATATGAGGTACCAACACACAACAATGAAGCAACATATTGTTGATTCACAAGAGTAATTTTTAGCACAGGCATAATTCTATAATATTTCTTTGTTCAAAAGGGTATCATGGAGATaggaatttattcaaaaacaCATACTTTGGAATTGGAAGGGGTGctcttgaaaatatttcacACAACATAAATGGGTATAAGTCTGTTATCAAATAGGAAATTTGCACCCAAAAAACTAAGATTCTTTTATCTctaaaaaccccaaaaaaaaattaatttttctccAGTCAAGTTTTGTGAAAATGTAAAGAGTTGGGTGgccaaagaaaggaaaatgagtTCAGAAAAGTATTCCAAAGGAAGGAAAAATATAGAGAGAAAGTCAGCATTAGAGGCTCTGAGATTGGAGTCAGGAGAGAAGGAAGATTTATGGGGTTTTACTTCACCAACAAGCATTTCATTAATGTCATCTTGAATTAACAATAAGCTCAGAGCTGTCATCACCCATGACCTGGAAAAGAACTTGGAGacctaaaaaccaaaaaaactacaTTCTTCATAAATGAGCTTTATATAAACCTCTAAAGTATGAGTTTTAATCCAATTCAGAAGGAAACTAATTAAACAAACATTATAACCGAACTATCAAAAGATTCAAAACTGTACAACCATCCTAAGTTCAGACCATCCATTCAATCATCTTTGCTGTATACTTCCCAGAGAGCACCAGATACAAAGCCATATATTAGTAATTTGACAAATTTCTGCTCTTGCGTGTCATATTGAGAATGCCAGATGAAGCAAACCATTAATTTCTGGTATTACCACGAACCCACCACACTCCAAGtcgaaaatgaaaatataataaattcataacaGAAAAAAGATGCAGAAGAGAAGAAATCAAACtagaaaaatggaaaaccaGTCCAAATTCTAGTGAGCAGACATACTCTTTGTCCGCAATGTGAATCGTAGAGACCAAATCAACCTGAAGAagatatataaaggaaaaaacccataattaaaaacaaaagagcAGAAAAAAGCACTTGaataaagggaaagaaaaatggcataattataatttgaaaaaataaaataaaataaaaggcacCTGACGAAAGGGTTGAAGAAGAGACCAAGGGAACTTCTTTCTGTAAGTGACGACAGCCGTCTGCAACTCGCCGTTGCTCCCTCCAAGTATCCCTTTTTTGAATCTCATAAAATCAGCAATGGAATTGTTCTGAAGAAACTGGTCGGCGGACCCATGTTCGACCGACGTCGATGGCTTGAGAGAAGATGCGAATAACTTGAAAGAAGCTGACGAAGTTGGGAATCTGGGATTAGGGTTAGAGGAGTTGAAGGGTCTGAGTCTGGTGGGAACGGGTACGGAGAGAGAAGTCGAGGCCATTGCTCTCTTCTCCACACACAAGATTGCCTCCTTAACCTTCTCTTTCAGCTTAGTGTGTGTATTACGCACCcccttttcatttttcccattttttcttttttaaatttcttttgtcctatcccttttttttcccttgcaaTTTTCAGTTTCTAGTTTCTTCTTGGAGGAGGCAATAGATTTTTTTTCGATGACGACGTCTCCATAATCTTTTCCCTTCTGAGATTATTTCCTCAGAAATCACAGACCCAAGTCTCCATTTATCTCTAAATTCATGATAAATCATTGCTTTATGGGAATTTGGAAGACAATGTGAATTCAAGATAAGCATAGATTAACAAAACAACCCATGACAAAGTAATCAACTTGAATGAccttcaaaaacaaatttatccTTTACTGTATAATCATTGTGtccaaaaacaataaatttcCCAGAAAAACCAGAAGTCTAATCTGCATCAATAGAACTAAATCAattaccccaaaaaaaaaaaaaaaatcaacctcCAATGGTAAACCTGCCAATTACAAAATCCATTTCATGGCTGCCTCTGAGCCTTAGGGGAAAAGTGGCAACAAGTCCTTGggcaaaaataatatattaagagCTAAAGGCTCATGGGAGGGAGACCAATCTTCTACAATTCAATAAAAGAATCATGCTGAGGTGCCAATAGATTTGtagttgggttttgttttttttttttttttttttttttttacttttttagtCATGCTGGACTTGCTGTGATAATAGGCTAAGGCCAGCTTCTAAATCCTCTATGGTGATGGTAAGTAGTTCATCTGTATCTATACACTCAAAACTCAGCCTGAGGTCCAAATTCTCTCTAGCATTCACCAGCATTGGATCAACCAACCCTCCATTCATCTCCTTCCTCTGCTTTTCTGTTGTTTCTCTCTCTATCAGTGCTGCAACGGAGTCCACACTGCATGAAGGATGTAATCTGAATCCATACAACAAGCTGTCTTCTGTCTGATTGTTCATTTTCAGATTCAGAATCTTGGCCAATTCTTGTGAATTGAAGTCACCAAAATGGAAAAACTTTGTCACCCTTCTGCAAAAGCCTTCATTTGACGAGATCACCCGCTTCATTGGTTCGCTGTAGCCAGCAAAGATGACTACTACTTTCCCACTGTCCATGACAGACATTATCTCCTCTAAGGCTTCCAACCCATAGTCTTTATCATCTGACTTCTGCATAGGTATAAGTCTGTAGGCTTCGTCTACAAAGAGAATTCCTCCCTCTGCTTCTTTGATCTGAAATGTGTTggaaattagttttctaaaagaaaattgtcctaagtttttcattaaatatgataatatacAATTTTCAAAGCATGTAGCATACTTTTCTTCTTGTCTTTGGTCCTGTATGACCAACAAATTCCCCAACCAAATCAGTCCGCTGGACTTCAGTCACTTTGTCAGTAGGTAAAACTCCCACCATGTGTAGTAATCTTCCAAGGACTCTCGCAACCATAGTTTTACCTGTTCAAGTACAATAATCATATAATGGCTTGTTAACCAAACAAGGtacaaaaacatgaaaaattcaattgaaattaaaacatgtAAAAGACAATCAATCAACCCGATGTATATCCATAATTCAATTTAGttcttcaatataaaatttataaaataagaatagaaaCTTCTTCTTGTCTTCATTGACCTAAAAACTTCTTCTTCGTGAGGTAACTAGACAGATACAAAAGGTCCCCTGGTGCATGTTCTTTACTGACAATGTAGTTTTAAACAACAAAAGCACAATAGTTAAAGAAGATTGCAAAAGGACAGTTTAATGCCAAACAGGTTTTTATgagaagaaattttaaaaaatggagatGAAGAAGGCCATTAAGAGGCTTAAAACTGATAAGCAAAAGATAGCCCAACAACAACTATTAACATTCtctatattttaagaaaatattgaagatGTTGGCCAGAGAATTAGAGTCAAGTGGGGAAGAAAATTCCTACAACTAGAAACCAGCCATTGTATGGAGCTTTTCATTAGTATTCTATTTGCTTATCAAACCAAAAAAGCCAGCCATTTCTTGGTACAAAATTTTGGataatcaaaaacaaaatattgaaaaaaattgtgagttATTGGAATGAGGATCTTAAGATGGATTAGCACTacgataaaaataaataataaaataaaaaaaacacatatatTCATGAGAAGGTACAGCTCAACATACAATCCTATTAAGATGGTTCATTACATGTAACAAAGAACATATAGCATACCCACGAGAAATGATTTGTCATAAGTTATAAGTACTGCAAATATAAGGGAGAGACCGTAAAAGGTCTGTGGGCCAATGTACCAAGGAAAAACAAGGTGGCTTACCATTTAACAAGGTGCTGCAAGAACAAAAGAAAGGATGTGGATAGAGATTCTAGTAATAGACATGTTGACCTATGATTTATGAGTTCAACCCTAGATATAgtagaaaagtgaaaaggaGTATATTACAGAACCCAAACAGCTAGGACAAGGCTTTCTTGAATTGAAATCGTGTCACTTCTTTATGCTAATAATTGTAAAGAGAGGATCCATGATTATTAAGAATAGGAAGAACACCACCAAATGTGATGCTGTTACAGTTCAATTTCACAATGATTAACTTGATAAAACAACCAAAATGGttaaaaactaaaccaaaaTAAATTGGAAGTCTCCACTACATTGCAGTTTCATTTATAACAGATGGAATTTGGTAGAATATGAACATGACTATAAGCTAGTTTCCAAATAGAAAAGGCAAATATCTTGGCACAATTCATAGACATATAAGTATTGAAGGCGTGTTTAAACAAATAGCATTGTTTTAAGAACACAATCTGGACAAACTTACCAGTTCCAGGATTGCCAAGGAAAGCCATATGAGGTGGTTTTCGGCTGCCAACTTTTAGCCCAAGGGCCTTGCGCCTTTCGTCCAAAAGCATGCCCTTTGCCCATCTCCGAAGTTGTGACTTTAGGTCATTCAAACCCACAATATTTGATAATGCATCTTCAAGTTCATCCATCTTAGCTTTTGTCTCACTGCATGCTTCAAGGGCTCTTCGTTTTATCTGCTCATCCAAACACCGATGCAGAAGTTCCCGCAACTTCTCACTTCCTGGGCCTTGTGAGAGATGATTAAGGGGAGTCATACCCTCCTGAAAATCAAAGGCTTCACCAATTATTACCATTTACAAGGAGAGTATATCTGACTACAGATAAAATATGCTCGGCAATGGCAATTATTATTACATTGTCTTTAGAACTGCAATCAGCATTGTACTCGAGCAAAGTCTTGACAGTTGAGCAGTCTTCAGCCCGGAGTGAGTACCAAACAGCAAGGTGTAATGGTGTCATTCCATTCTGCATGAAGAGGACCTAGTAAGAAGAGAGTTCAAGAAAACAGCATGtctcataaaaagaaaaaaaggataataagCTGGCAAGAGAGCACACATTTGCTTTGGCTTCAACAATAGCACCATGAGCAAGAAGCAACTGTGCAGCTGCATTGCAACCATTCTTTGCTGCCATATGCAATGGAGTTTCTCCGTACTGCTCAACACATCAACACCCATGAATTAATAAGAGTAAATGAATCAAAAGATAGGAACTTCTACAAATTTtcaacaggaaaaaaaaaaatatttacccaCCATGTTCTTTGCTTCCAACTCCACCTTTTCAGCTCCTTGCCAATTGAGCAGAAACTTTACTATCTCAACATTGTTGTAACCAGAAGAAACATGAAGCGGTGTCTGTGCCATCTGCAATTAAACCAAGTATACCcaataaaggaaaaggaaaagaaacaagtaacTGAGCTGGCACCTTCCTAGGTATCACAACAAACATCATGAATAGTTAGGCCATTCAATCTAGATTATTTAACTCCAGGGAAATTGCAGCAAGCAACATACAACTAAAAGATATACCAAGtaaatgattaataatttaaaacatggtAACTCATGTTTAGCCcattttgaaaaccaaagctTCAAACCAAAGGCGAGGTGGTTCtcataagaaattatatatttgttcAACATCAGAAATTagataaagaaaattatgatagggaaaaaaataaaagacacgAAAAATCAAGATACCTGAgacaggagaaaaaaaaaattaaacagaaCACCCAAGATTACAGAAATGTACATTTGTGCCGGTGCACATTTTGCGTAGCTTAGTCAAAACATTCTTTTGAATCTCCCTCTCTTTATGGAGCTATAAATATGACAAGACTCTATCTTAGAGATGTCCACGCCATTAATCTCCACCATCCCCACATTTTTACTTGTTGTAGGAAAATCAACACAGTTCATTGCTGTGCTCATCCTAGAATTTACTGATTCAAGAACATTCTCCACAATTCTGATTATCATTTAACCCTTTTTGATTATCTTGTACTAGGGTCCTCTTCCTGATTATAGTCAGTAAAATGCTCCATAACTAACAAAACGATGTGACGAGGGGTTCTATTGAAATTTCAGTTATCTTTCCCTCAATTCTCCTTATCATGACATCTACCTAGTCTTCATCCTTTTTTAAAACCCCACCACAATGCATCCCCAGATTACATACATTatctacaaaagaaataaagaagcaCACGAAAGATCAATTCTTTCCAGATTCTGAGCACAGTAAACCCAAATCTTCGAACATCATCGGTCCAAATGACATCAGGCAGCATCATTCTTGGAAATACaacatataaagaaaaatgggttTCTTGAAATACCCATATGAAGGGGGCAGACAGATAGGGGAAGAATAAGAGATCTCACAACAGGGTTTCGGTCGTTGAGGAGAGAAGGGTTGTCCCGAAGTAGCTTCTGAAGGGCGAGAAGATCACCGGACTGAGCACAGCCATGGATGGTGGTGGGCTTGGAAGATCTGGAGCGTTGATCCAGAGGCAGAGGCATATCTATCTTCCTTGTCTTCAATTCCCTCGTATCTCGTACCAAACAACAACAAAGGGAGGAAATTGAGGGGGAAGATAGATTCTTGGGCCTCTTTTTCTGAGGATTTTCTTCTCAACCGAATCTTCCGCGCTCTCTCTGCAATGAAAATCAACCCCGCCTCCGACTCTCGCGTCCAACTCATACGCTCCCTGTCCAAATATACATACTATCCTTCTCCCTCATTCAACTCAACGTGTGAAATAATGAAATTGGCTTCTGTCGGTTACCATTCTTGCTTTTGTGTCGTTAATTCAAACATTTTACAGCTAACACTCACACCGTCCACCTTAATCacaacttatttattaaatgattaaaactttggtctatatttttttcttcaattaaaaggTAGGTCTTATTGTCCAGACTATACATGTAGTATGTTGCACACACGGTAATGAGAAAAGATTTTGAGTTGCCAGGTGGAGTTTAGTTGGTTCACGTCACGGCAGCCACCCAATTATTGAGGTGGCAATTTTAAAATCGATGTCAGCTGTGCAATATTGAACCACCCACAAGCTGGTCCAGTCTGGTTGGATCCCAAACCCCCACTTGCAAGTCCTTGCTTGTGGAAGTATACTCCTGTATGGTTTGTGGTTGCTTATGATGAGTATTGTCCGCACTAGAATTTGTATATGTTTCGGGTGTAATAATGTGGGTCTTTTAAGTTTATGAATGATCATCTAAAAAATGAATGacttttataatagttttataTAATGTGAtgtcaaaatttcataaaagatttgagttatattgattttaaaaatgagatGATAAAAAATCCTAATCCAATAATTGGTATCaaacatggaagaaaatatGAGATATATCATGTATCCAAGGATCACGATCGCGTtacatggaagaaaatatcgaGATATATCCTGTATCGGAGGAGTACGGTCAAACGCGGCGCTCCTCAAAATTTCACTTTTTGTTATTAAGAGAATTTGAACCCTAAACATTTTAAGCCACTTTAAAACCTGGGCAAGATTGCCCCTTATTAAATAAAAGACactaaagatatatatattcaaagttctcatataaataaaatattaaaagaatattttagatagcaaattaattataattattttataattaaatgcaaaattttctttaattgatcaccaaaaatataaaatttattatgataattttctttatagtgTTTTCAATatcattaatagattaattaaatattaaataattatacatatagcacaattgaattaaatgaatcataattataatattaatatatattttaaaattaaacatattataatcaaatatcataatatttgatgtaatttaataataaatgtacacttataaaattcatatttttattgatgcatatgatattattattaaatatgataaatcatattatacatatatcaaattatttaataaaataattttaaaatatctattatgcttttaattatatttttatgaagtttttcttatatttttataaattttgatcaattttaagcatattgatatttttttttccaaaatatccattgatatatctccgatatattcgatgtatccgtaaaatcgaagtatcgatatatccatgattaccgatatttttatccttggtaTCAAAGTTAAATGTCATCGATTCAAATTAGACTAATATATTACGAGAAATTGACACTTAACATTTTACTTTAGAAATAGAGCATGTGAAGATACAAAATTTATTGGGTCAATAATAAGATTATCCACTCTAGTTTTTCTTATGTAGAATTTTGCAACCATTTATTAAAAGTTTTACATGTGTAGTTTCTGTTTTAGATCATTATTCGTCCTTTTATATACTTTATACAATAAAGGATGA
Proteins encoded in this window:
- the LOC117925057 gene encoding uncharacterized protein LOC117925057 translates to MASTSLSVPVPTRLRPFNSSNPNPRFPTSSASFKLFASSLKPSTSVEHGSADQFLQNNSIADFMRFKKGILGGSNGELQTAVVTYRKKFPWSLLQPFRQVDLVSTIHIADKEYFATLQKELEPYDCVLYEMVASRESLENRRNPAATKRLKSSRSRGFNILGCIQRQMARVLMLDFQLDCLDYQAENWYHADLDYETFKLLQVEKGESFFTFARDMTLKSTKAMVLPASIPENLGFWRSKLLWASRVLPMPLVGLLIIGSVCADTGTQASEYPELEALSRLDFGAAMKVFLAKRLTSEFTQVTADVEEKSVIIGERNRAAVEALRRAMDEGHNKIAILYGGGHMPDLGRRLREEFDLIPSQVQWVTAWSIRNRYLKSSSLPFLKAMAEVSGWPLNRYQTLALAIFSSVLALDLWFWELFFGTAVNWVSHLGSQVVQYVENSRLM
- the LOC117925056 gene encoding ribulose bisphosphate carboxylase/oxygenase activase, chloroplastic, coding for MPLPLDQRSRSSKPTTIHGCAQSGDLLALQKLLRDNPSLLNDRNPVMAQTPLHVSSGYNNVEIVKFLLNWQGAEKVELEAKNMYGETPLHMAAKNGCNAAAQLLLAHGAIVEAKANNGMTPLHLAVWYSLRAEDCSTVKTLLEYNADCSSKDNEGMTPLNHLSQGPGSEKLRELLHRCLDEQIKRRALEACSETKAKMDELEDALSNIVGLNDLKSQLRRWAKGMLLDERRKALGLKVGSRKPPHMAFLGNPGTGKTMVARVLGRLLHMVGVLPTDKVTEVQRTDLVGEFVGHTGPKTRRKIKEAEGGILFVDEAYRLIPMQKSDDKDYGLEALEEIMSVMDSGKVVVIFAGYSEPMKRVISSNEGFCRRVTKFFHFGDFNSQELAKILNLKMNNQTEDSLLYGFRLHPSCSVDSVAALIERETTEKQRKEMNGGLVDPMLVNARENLDLRLSFECIDTDELLTITIEDLEAGLSLLSQQVQHD
- the LOC117924922 gene encoding polyol transporter 5-like; its protein translation is MAMDTPEQPTVVESHQPQASEAGGASRKKSSLNKFSLVCALLASTCSILLGYDIGVMSGAVLYIKDEIHISSVQVEILVGSLNVCSLIGSLASGKTSDLIGRRYTIVLAAATFLIGALLMSLAPSYLFLMAGRVVAGIGVGYSLMIAPVYTAELSPAMTRGFLTSLPEVFITFGILLGYIANYALAGLPPKINWRMMLGIAAVPAIVIGISVIGMPESPRWLVMKGRISQAKQILIRTSDDEEEAELRLSEIMREASTTTSAEWSGQGVWMELLCRPSKPIRRILVAAIGMNFFMQASGNDAVVYYSPAVFENAGINDRRQLVGVTIIMGITKTAFVLVSALFLDRYGRRPLLLLGSIGMAVSLGGLALGSKYLEDSEHKPTWAIALCVVAVCADVSFFSIGLGPITWVYSSEIFPTRLRAQGTSMAVSVNRLVSGVVAMTFLSISKAITFGGMFLVFCGVMVIGSIFFYFFIPETKGKSLEDIATLFEDKPLRTDSTID